The Cutaneotrichosporon cavernicola HIS019 DNA, chromosome: 5 DNA segment gcggCCTCTTCGCGCTTACGTTCGGCTTCGGTTGACATTGTGATATGGATAATACTAAGTTGATACACACGAGTGGAGGTCGGAAATCTTGCGGTGGAGGACCAGATAAGGGGTCTGGGAATGGCCAGAATCCGCTTCCGCTGACAGAAATCCACAGTGTACATGTACATTTCACAACAATGCATGGTCATATCAACGTAGAACCGCCGAAGCTGGGAGTGTGAATAGAACGACGAGTCGATAGCGGTGCGCTGGATAGCGACTGTCGAAGAGGAGCGATGCCTTGGGTGTAGCTTTGCTGTGGATTGCTGTCACCTACCTCCTCTGTTGAGGTCGCTAACACACGCTGGGACTGGTCAAGCACCTTGGCGATCTCAAAGCCTTCACTGTGACGCAGGTAAAAGATTGCCAGGCATCAGTAACACCAACCCTCGCCGGCTGCCCCATttctccttgcccttcaCTGCAGTCCCTCAGTCTATTCATGCCTCTGCTGTCAGCCCACGACACACGCAACAAAACCTACCTATAACCCAAAGCAAACTGCTTAGACACGGCGCGGCGAACGCCCGCGAGTCCCGCCAATACGGAACGGGGTGTGGTCCTCAACCCGCGAGACGAGGGGGCGAATCTCTGCGCCGTCCGGCCCCGAAATCGCGTCGGCAACAGCAGTTCGCCCCTGCCCCGCCGTCCCGTTAAAAGCGACCTTGAGCCAAATACGCTCAGTCGGGCGCAGGGTACGGCACTCGTCCTCAAACTCGCCGAGCTTTTTGAACATCTTGAGCGCGGCCTGGTGCGCAGCCTCGTACCCGCCCCGCTGGCCCTTCTTGAACGTCAGGTCGGTGCCGCCGCTAATGgtggggaagaggggaCCAAGCGAGTCGGAAAATGTGAGCATGACGTTGTTGCGGCTGCTGAACACCGAGAGCTGGTGGGTTGGCGCGCGGTCCGCCTGTCCCGTAGAGCGACGGTAGGGCGCAGAGTCGAGAGGCGACCAGCGGAAACGCGggccgtcgcgctcggcacgCGCAATCGCCGAGGTTGCGAAGCCGCGCGAAGGAAGGGCAAAGTCGAGTCCGATGCGGGACGACGTCGCGAGCGCGGAGCGGAGCATCGTGGTTGGAGGTCTAGAGGGATAGTGGGGGGGTTGACTTTCGGAGGCCGACTTTGCCAGTTCGTGAGTTCGGATATTTTGATTCCGCTACTATGACAACTGGCCCGAGTGGCACCGACTCAGGGAGGTCAGAGGGACAGGGGTCGATAATGacatcgccgaggccatTTCGGATTTCGACAACGTActcttcctcaccatcaccatcatgTCTCTTCGTCTACTGAGGCCAGTCCTTCGCTCTCGCGTCCCCGCCCGCATTGCGTGTGCTCCAGCCGTCGCGCCCCGCTTCCGCTACTATGCCACAGAACCCAGCAAGCAGGTCAAGGAGAGCGACAATACGCGCGCATCGGCGCGTGCCGCCAACGATGCCGCCGTTGGAGTGAGTTTGCTTCCCCTTATTGAGCTAACTCCAGCCATTCACTTGGAAGGCTGCTGGCGTGTTcattgtcgtcggcgtcggaTTGTACTTTTACTTTACCAgcgagaaggccaaggtgctcgagcgccgacgTATGTCTTCCTTGCGAAAGTAGAACTAGCTGACGTGCagagaaggagctcgagaccAAGTCTGTCGGGCGGCCCAGCATCGGCGGACCGTTCGTCCTGACCGACCATCACGGCAAGGAGTTTACCGACAAGGACCTGCTGGGCAAGTGGACGCTCATCTACTTTGGCTTTACTCACTGCCCGGACATCTGTCCCGAGGAGCTGGATAAGATggccgaggttgttgacgctatcgacaaggagaagggacCTATTACCTTGCCTGTGTTCGTGAGCGTCGACCCGGCACGCGACTCGGTCAAGCAGGTCGAAAACTATGTCGCCGAGTTCCAcccccgcctcgtcggACTCACGGGCGACTACGACAGCATCAAGAAAGCATGCAAGAGCTACCGCGTGTACTTTTCCACGCCTCCCGATGCCAAGGCTACCGACGACTACCTTGTGGACCACAGGTGGGTGCAAGGAGGTGTGGTGGAGCCTCCAGCCTCCAGCCTCCAGCACTGCAGAGTGGCTTGGTTGCGCCTCGTACCTCCCGACTGCGCGGTCTAGAATAccactgacaccagcatCTTCTTTTACCTGATGGACCCACTGGGCCAGTTTGTCGATGCGTTTGGCAAGAACACGACGGCCGACGATGTGACGGCCAAGGTCCGTGAGGCGATGGGCAAgtgggaggcggcgggcggcaACAAGGCTGCTGGCGTGTAAGGCGTCTCTCTTGCTGTAAGGCGAAGGCGCATCTTGCATCATAGAGAACCCGGTACCGCGGGGATAGACTGTAGTCATATGCATCACTCATCACTCGACTTGTTGCGCTGCGGCGCCATCATCTTCATATTGATGGGACTCCCAGCAGGTCCGCGGAATCAAAAATGGAATCACCACGTGACCACGTAGTTGGTGCGACGGAATCAACTGGAAGAAATCAGGAACAAGAGTCATTGACCTGTTGAAACTGGGTAAGCCagtctctctctctcacccCCCCGTAgcactctcactctcacctTATAAACTCTTCCAtctcttcttcatctcaTCTTTTCTCCTTGCCTTTTAAGGcatcccccttcccccatccacctcctcgtGCGGTAGTCACTACCCCACCCCGCTCACCGCGGGCCCAGGGGCAGTCTACGCGTTTGTCCCCCCGCCCCTCGGGCCGTGCCGTGCCATTGCCATGTTCTTCCTGGTTAGGCTTGGATACAGCAGAGCTGACAGCTAGCGCCAGCTCACTCACAACATCCTGCTGCACCCGTCGTACTTTGGCGCGCAGCTGGAAGAGTATGTTCGGCAAAAGCTGTacgaggatgtcgagggGACATGTAACGGCAAGTACGGGTGAGTCTTTCTTGGGTTGCGTCCTTGTCAAtcgctgacaacagctACATCATCTCGGTCGTGACGATCAACGACATTGGTGAAGGCAAGGTCATGCCGTCCACTGGCCAGGCGCGCTTCAAGTGCGTCTACACTGCCATTGTCATGAAGCCCttcaagggcgaggtggtcgacggcaaggtcgtcaTTGTCAACAAGCTCGGCTTCTTAACCATGGTCGGGCCTCTCGAGGTCTTTGTCGCGTACCAGGTGAGTTTGGACAAGGGACTTTTTTTATGATGAGCCATTTGCATAGGGACAGCTTAGCTACGGCGCTGCTGATTTATGCGGGAGATCTTGTAGTAATTGATCGTTTTCTCTGacacccacccaccttgTTTCTTTAATTGAGAAGAGGCTGACGCAATACAGCTCCTGCACGCGGATATGAAGTTTGACCCTACGACTTCGCCGCACTCGTACCGATCGGGCGACCAGGTCATCGCCAAGGGCACAAAGGTGCGGATGGAGATTGTGGGATGCAAGATGGAGGCGAACGGCATCTCGGCCATTGCGACTGTCAAGAAGGACTACCTGGGTCCgattgacgacgacgatgtcGACAGGGACATGTTCGCCTGAGCCATCGAAATGTAGAAGATACCTTGTGTCACAGTACCCTCATACGATTCCTGTTCCTGTCTCGTCTACTGCATGTATGGAATAG contains these protein-coding regions:
- a CDS encoding uncharacterized protein (ribosomal protein); its protein translation is MLRSALATSSRIGLDFALPSRGFATSAIARAERDGPRFRWSPLDSAPYRRSTGQADRAPTHQLSVFSSRNNVMLTFSDSLGPLFPTISGGTDLTFKKGQRGGYEAAHQAALKMFKKLGEFEDECRTLRPTERIWLKVAFNGTAGQGRTAVADAISGPDGAEIRPLVSRVEDHTPFRIGGTRGRSPRRV
- the SCO1 gene encoding uncharacterized protein (SCO1/SenC), producing the protein MSLRLLRPVLRSRVPARIACAPAVAPRFRYYATEPSKQVKESDNTRASARAANDAAVGPFTWKAAGVFIVVGVGLYFYFTSEKAKVLERRQKELETKSVGRPSIGGPFVLTDHHGKEFTDKDLLGKWTLIYFGFTHCPDICPEELDKMAEVVDAIDKEKGPITLPVFVSVDPARDSVKQVENYVAEFHPRLVGLTGDYDSIKKACKSYRVYFSTPPDAKATDDYLVDHSIFFYLMDPLGQFVDAFGKNTTADDVTAKVREAMGKWEAAGGNKAAGV
- the RPB7 gene encoding uncharacterized protein (SHS2 domain found in N terminus of Rpb7p/Rpc25p/MJ0397); its protein translation is MFFLRQLTHNILLHPSYFGAQLEEYVRQKLYEDVEGTCNGKYGYIISVVTINDIGEGKVMPSTGQARFKCVYTAIVMKPFKGEVVDGKVVIVNKLGFLTMVGPLEVFVAYQLLHADMKFDPTTSPHSYRSGDQVIAKGTKVRMEIVGCKMEANGISAIATVKKDYLGPIDDDDVDRDMFA